The Labeo rohita strain BAU-BD-2019 chromosome 10, IGBB_LRoh.1.0, whole genome shotgun sequence genomic interval taaaaatacatacgaattatcatgagatcacgttGATTAGTTAGGTAATTAATAAGAAACACTGGGGTCTTCACCATAACAGTGAAAGCCAGGCTGTTACCAACCATGTCATCACTAAATATACAGTAGAGGTACTTGATGCAAAATACTGACACTTTAAACTTCTTTGCTGTAGTATAAATAGCTCTGTATTGAATCatttaaatactactactactactactactataaataatattaaggaAAAGGAAATCAGTAATTGCATAAacaactgtcatcatttattagTGGTTTTCGCTGCACTGCATTTGGGCCTGATGGGCTTGTTTGGCTTACTGTTATGCTCATGGAGggctaaaaataaaagattgaaATGTCACAACACTGTTGCATCAGTgtagtgtgttgtgtgtttatttcacACCTTTAATGAACAGCTCTATGGAGGATCATCTCTGCAGCAATAGTACAtgtagaaaataaatcataattataattgGGCCTCTGAGTTTTCGCATCATTCATCTTTTCTGACACTTGTAAAAGAAACAAATCACCCTTGGGACTACCATGATACAGGCCCACCAGTACCTTGCAGAGcctgttgtattttattatagtatatgACATTTTATCAATTTGATATTAATTTCCTTCATTAAAGTGGTCTGATTGTCTGACCTGTTGTAACAAGGACTCACCACAAATGTTGAACACTGTGCTCTGGTTTATTCTCGTCGCTTTCAGTGGGTATAGAGGCAGTACACGTCTGCCATGACCAGCTGTTTACCTGGGGCATGTATAGCTATGTGGGTAAAGCACATGATTGTTGATATCTGATCAGCGATTTGTTGAAATATTAGGGTTTTATTAGAGGAACAAAAGGCTTGCGAACAGTGCAGGTAATAGAAAaacatatgtttatatttaaatgtactgaTGCTAGCTTTAGCTGCCATAGCTGATCACCTTTAGGTAattttgaaaagtgttttaATCATCAGTTCATGCAAATAGTGGGTATGACAATGACTGTGTAACTGCATCTCAACTATAatgatttaaacattaaaatcaacttaaaatctAATTCCTGTTTTTAACAAATGATGTAAGGTATTTTTAATGAACGTGATTCCATTTGCATTTGTGGTGAATTTTGGTATTGTACTATCCACAAATAGTCCAATCCAGTTACTgtcatgttgttattatttatttggttttacaatttacaaagtcagttttgtttatatgtttgttttgtgttctttCTGTTAGTTTTATCATGACACCTTTTGTGAATTTGCCTACAATTGCCTGTTGCATAGTCTGCACCCTATTCTACTTCTAAAATTCTTTGTTCATCAGATACAAATGATGAgagtattcatttttaatcattttaattattgttcCATGAGCTAAGTATTTATAATGTGAAACTCTCTTGCAAGTCAATAGATTGTTATGTTTATATTCTATAAATACCTATACATATAAATGGATGTTGAATATTAAGCTAGACAATACTGTTCTTGGTCCACTTGCACTTTCAACCTTTATTATTGATATCATCAAGTGTCATAACATGCCCAGTTATGTGCAAGGTCCCGCTGCAGACTCTGTATTGTGCTTGTGGCTACAGCAATTTCACTAaaactactatttaaaaaaaaatgtcattgttcAGCATCAGAGTGGGCGGCAGATGGGTTGGTCAGTGTGATCCAGACAAtgtataaatgaaaacacagtAAGGAGAGCAGAACGAACTCCTAATAGGAGGAGACTCACTCATGGCCTATGGGACAGAAGATCATGAGACTCAGTACTGCTTTCCTGACATCAACTCATCATGTATCAAGGAAAAACGCTCCAATCATGAATACAATAtcatgtatgtgtttttttcattgctGTCAGCATGGACTGTGTTTCTGAATCTGCTGGTGATCATCTCCATCTCTCACTTCAAGAAGCTTCACACTCCGACCAACCTGCTCATTCTCTCTCTGGCTGTGGCCGACCTGCTTGTTGGACTTATTGTAATTCCTGTGGAAGCCATTAAGTTGATTGAGACATGCTGGTACTTTGGAAATGCTTTCTGTGGCCTGTTTATCATTATCCTTGGCCTGGTTCTCTCAGCATCGCtcagtaatttaattttcattgctGCTGATCGGTATGTGGCTGTGAATCACCCTCTTATGTATCCACAAAAAGTAACAATGACCAAAAGTTTGGTGAGTATTTTTCTCAGCTGGTGTTGTTCCTCATTCTATAACACTACAATGGTAATCAGTAATGGATATTTTGACTCCTCACAGAGAATATATGCGTGTTATGGAGAGTGCAGCTTCATGATAAATTTTGCCTGGAGAGTCACTGACTTCTTCTTTACTTTTCTGTTTCCTTGTATCCTGAACTTAACTTTATATTTAAGGATTTTCTGTGTAGCACAACAACAGGTGAAAGTTATAAACTCTCAGATGAAGGGTGGAAAGTGTGTTTTGGATGGTTCAGTGAAGAGGAAATCAGAGAACAAAGCTGCTGTAACATTGGGAATCATTGTGGTAATTCATCTACTCTGCTATTTaccaatttatattttttctctaACAGGGGATGCAGTAATCCCTTCTACCACAGCAAATTTTCTAACATGGACAATGTATGTTAACTCAGGTCTGAATCCTGTAATCTATGCTTTATTTTACTCCTGGTTTAGAAAGTCACTTAAACATATCCTATCTCTGAGAATATTTCAGGTAGCATCCTCTCTGgttgacatttttacagatcACCATTAATGATGAATTTTTTTGGCAATTATAGTTCTAAttcatctgtaattgtaatagTGTTAATGCCACATACTGTAAGTAGCAGGCCctgtttcttttacttttttttaccctgtttttaattatttatttatttatttttggcatgaaaCAATCTCTGAAGATCTTCTACAGTAGCTTAAGTGTGGCACTTGTTGAAtttgcttaataaaataaagttttaatgaGAATgtgtctttttcatttttttatgtagaGTCAGTATTATGTACAGATTATATGTATGATCAAAGCTATAAGGAACTTGTATTTAAATTTAGGCTATTAacagtataattataaaaatatgtatcacttaaaaaaatacttgtttatacaaatatgtactgtactgtatatgAGTTTTTAGGCactacaaaatgttttgtagGGTATcctaaaatataacaaaagtaacagtaatataggtaatatttatatttaatatttaatatagctGCTGTCTCCCTCAATAAAAATTGCCTTCCGAGGACATATTGATAGGACCAAAGTCCAAGGCCTGGTTTCACGCAGACACGGCTTGCACTGTTTACACTATTCACTAATTTAGGGCTGacactaacaattatttaagtaatcgagtaatctgtagATTGTTCTGTCGATTAATCAAATAATcagaaaatgtgtatatatatatatacagtactgtcttaggccactagtgttttcatcagctaaaaaatggtttaaagtcagttaaagtcagtcttttgctgtaatgtgtcagtaggaaatatcagtttacatctctaaacattcattttgtcgttaattataataatccattgagatttttgtatggagcacaggctgttgtcagactctttgtgcaaacagagatctaatctctccatcattcaatccagtctttcttaagaaacagaaaaaactgagacagactaaatccagaagaactgtggcaacatctccaagatgctttaagagacctatacctacaaagctacagtactgttaaattTTTTAGGCAATTAGgtacataaaatgaggatgctgtcaaaaacaatgtgatAAATAGACTTTCTTTGTCtgtgaacttctattaactaaactaaatcagcatttgatgtgaccatcctttccATTTAAAGttgcttttgccctatgtgcacttgtgcgtattttttcaggtagctttgcaggtaggttacttgaaacatcttggagatgttgaaacagttcttctggatttagtctgtctcagttattctgtttcttcatgtcattccagagacagactggatgatggtgagatcagatgtctgtgtggagcactggctgttgtcagactccttgtgcaaacaaaaatctcactagattattacaattaatggcaaacagaatgtttggaaatgtaaactgacacactacagcaaaagataaaaataacttattttaaaccattttttagctggtgaaaatactagtggcctaaaacctttgcacagtactgtatatatacatgtatataaatgtgtatatatatgtgtgtgtgtgtgtgtgtatatatatatatatatagtaacgagtaatctgtaaattattctgttgattaatcgagtaatcggaacATTATCTATTTGATAATTTCTATTACTAAAATCAATGGGGACCAGCTACCCGCATTCTTCattatatcttattttgtgtttagcacaagaaagaaattaatacaggtTTGGGGCAacatgtaaataatgacagcattatcatttttgggtaaactgtccctttaatggcAAGCGGCAGCATGTTTAGTACTGTCGTATTATTACATCCTTTAAGAGCTGCACGCATTTGTTTTTcctctcactttttttctttcactttagacataactgtgtttatatgtaaaccTTGTGTGTTTTGACAGTGTTAGCGCGATCAAATGTGATACATAACTTAGTTCAGGTGTGCTGCCTTCTTTATGGCTTTATCGGGACTTTTGTTCTGAAGTTATTGTTGGgcctttttgtttagttaaaagcAAAGTCACTCCGAGTTCTCACTACACCTAGGGGGGTTCTCTGGGTTTGGGGCATTTCCGAGCTCGGAACCCTTTCCCTGGTCCTCTCAAGAGCCTCAATGCAGTTGTGGATGAAAATGGCTTACTCAAAATTGGAGGTTGCATATGCCGATGTATGCGTGAAGGAAAAACACCCTCTCATTCTTCCAAGAACCCATCACATTTTCATCCTCCTTGTGAGATATTATCACAAGCAGGTACAGTATCAAGGACGGCATATTACAGAGGGAGCCATACGAACCGCAGGGTTTTGGATTGTTGGTAGCAAATGTGCAGTGTCTACAGTCATTCATAAATGCGTGACATGTCGTAAGCTGAGAGGACGGTTAGAGTgccaaaaaatggcagatttaCCTGAAGGCAAACTTGCTCAAGAACCACCATTCACCAGTGCTGGACCTAATGTTTTTGGTCCTTGGCATGTAAAGAACTAAGAAAAGACGCTGATGATCCATTCCTACAAAATTACCTGAAAGAAAAGGGGTGTACATGGCTGTTCAGTCCCCCACATTCATCACATGGAGGGCTTATGAAAAAGACTAATTGGGTTAAGCAGACATATTTTAGATGCCATGTTGTTAAAGACTGGGCCTGGTAGACTCACTCATGAAGTCATCTTGATGAGCACCTTGATGGCAGAGGTAATGGCTATCATTAATGCAAGACCGTTACTGCCAGTATCTACAGACCCTGAAAACCCAAAAGTTCTTACCCCAGCAATGATTCTAACCCAAAAGATGAATTCATTGGCAGCCCCTCTTGGAAACTTTGATACGTTGCACCTCCATGAGAATCAGTGGGAGCAAGTCCAATGCTTGACAGATACCTTTTGGAAGCGATGGCGGGGAGAATATTTGTCCACCCTACAAAGCCGCAGAAAGCGGGCAGAGAACAGACCTAACATAAAAGTTGGAGATGTAGTACTGCTCAAAGATAGTCAGGTACAGAGAAATGAATGGGCAATGGGACTTATTGTTAACACTATTCCAAGTCGAGATGCAAAGGTATGCAAGGCGAAAGTGAAAGTTGCGAAACAAGGAACAGTTAAAACCTTCTTGAGGGCAGTAACGGAAATCATAGTTTTTCTGTCAGACTACTTAAGACTGTGTTCCTAATATTCAGGATGAGTGATGGCACTAAGGCAGTGGTGCTTAATCCTGcccctggagatctaccttcctgcagagtttagttccaaccctgaccaaacacacctgtctgtaattatcaagtgctccttcagatcctaattagttggttcaggtgtgttcgatcagggttggagctgaactctgcaggaaggtaaatctccaggagcaggattgagcacccctgcaCTAAGGGATAGTGCCAGGTGGGGAGTGTGCTGCCTTCTTTATGGCTTTATCAGGACTTTTATTCTgaagttatttttaaaggaacactgCCATCTGGTCGCTGTTCAGccattttgtttagttaaaagcAAGGAGTAGCCAGAGCACAAGGCTAGACAGATGGTGCATTTAAGTTTTCTCTTTACGTTGCTCTTGGGACACTATTTGTCTATAAGTGACTGaaagttattattttcatattaagaAAGTGTCATTGTTGcctttatgtatattttacctGCCagtagtttgttttgtttagcttgTTATGTGTATATTGAGGTCTATTTTGGtctgtattttcagttttgcaatACAAAAAGGGAAAAAGGAAATTGCAGTTAAACTCAAGAAAAGTTACGCCTTGAAGCATTATTGCAGTTTCATCCCTCGTGTTAGCTCGCTGTCTAGCTTTGCAAAGTAATGCATCGTGAGGACGGTGTATCAGTAATTAGGCGCTGTTTGGCCATTTGTTAATGTGGAAAAGTACACGTCAGAACCGCacacatttgaaatgtttaaccGGCAAGACTTTAAagcaaataatgtacttttgtgATTGTGAATAAGTGCAGTGTCCTATGAGTGTAACCACTGAATTAACACTCATGTGAATGTATGTGGCGAGATGGAGGCGCTAGAACTAGAGGCGCTAATAGAATAGCACGATACTATGATATTTCTCGAAAAGCAGATCATTGagacatttttaaaggggtcattaaGGATGGCcaatttccacaagttgatatgattctttttttttttttttttttttttttttttaaaaaccttacttacttctgctgtaagtgaagctgggtCATGAATgttttgcgcaaacatagatggatatatgtagatcaggaggcgcgtTCCTTCACAAACGTAATTCACTGCATCCTCAGAGGCTCAGATGtctgggagtaaatgacgaccactacgctcattattacattcagcaacacaacaccttaatcactcagtcagagatattcttgtctaacttacatccctgctccgacatTGAAACtaagaggtcggactgttacagctgatctgaggtaagacattcatgtcaatcaactatcgtgggagcggcctctgtgggtgtgatgccacaacgacaggcatctgagaatggctcgatttgaaaaaaaaaaattatttttacagattaattaagagccactgcatggatttttatcaatatagggaagatttgtacatacactgccaacacacattactgttcaaacaacatgtaaaagtgaacttagcatccgatgaccccatTGTGCTACGTTTGTGCTGATTTGTGCTGCAAAAACGAACGTTTGTGCTGGTTTGGTGTTTAagatattaaacaatattttttttaaaccagcgcagttcgtttgtgctcgatttgtgcccgtttgtgccattaaaataaacactgtatcTGTTTTCCTTCCCTAGATATAACCAAAATATTTTCGGGGCTGTGACATCACTCTCCACCCCAGTTTGTCTAAATCACACAAAACTGGTGTCATTCGTTTGTGCTGGATTTGTGCCGGTTTGTGCCGTTGAAatgaatgttaaatatatttccccttcttagaaataacaaaaacaatttgaggcagtgacgtcactctccaccccatgtCGTCCAAATCCCTCCAAACCGGTGCCATTCGTTTGTGCTTGATTTGTGCCGGTTTGTGCCGTTACATTGTATCTAATTCCTTTCCttagaaaaaacaaatacaatatgcGGCAGTGATGTCACTCTCCACCTCATGCCTTCCAAATCTCTCCAAACCGGTGCcgttcgtttgtgctcgatttgtgccagTTTGTGCCGTTAAAAGAAATCATGTAACTATGACCACTGCTTAAATATAacgaaaacaaaacttttttacgAACAGCGACGTCACTCTGCACCCCATGCAATCAGTCTAAATCATAACGATCTTACACATCGATTCCCCACGAATATTcgttaatattttatatgtatatgggtcattccagctggaatcatcaaatggtccccacctgaccccctcagatttgtctgaaaaaaatctatgtgatgggtagtatgcccaatagatcatatacaaaatttcagatctctactgtgcgtacttttttcacaaaaaatctgtaaaaaagtttgttttttaccccgttttggcatcacagcctaagtgaccatgttcagactgaaatatctccagaactatttgtgccaggtccatgaaattttctgggctaagagtcctagtccagaactgcatgaattacaactcacagcattgttactgaatttacacctgaatgctggccctctacttttctttgaaactattactttaagggttttcagatgtccatagaaacctcaatcttcaatgtataagcatcaaacttggtaaatggtctgatatgtaccatgtctttcacatcctttgatatcagacaatagagtctgatggatgttgagatattaaggtccaaaaatggaaaaaaaactatttacaccaatgttcagagcaatatttcccatgaatgacaccaggtgtgaacataaaactttttttttttgaaagagcatgttcttattgataaaatataaaaaaattgggatggggttttgcctcatttttctgtaataattttttaaaaaatcattgttgtgtgacattcacaactactgtagtaccagctattttgaactcatatgcctaaattaatgctataatgcaGCATTCCACTGTGCTCGGGACTCGGGGAAATCCGACCTCCACCTCAGGAAAGTGCAATGGAACGGCCACTTAAGTTGGGGGTCCGAAACACACACTCAGGCCAGTTCAGTCCATAGGCATCCATATTTTTGCCAACTGTTACAATGGAACACATTTACGACGGACATCGGGAGAACTAACTCGGATTCACCGACTACCGACATTCAATGAAATGCAACATAAGTACCTAATCTTGATGTTCCACCCAATCCAGTGAATAATACATCCATTTTCATTGAGAAAGGAGGGCAATattgattagaaataataatattcaggtgGTATGAGATCtagcatcaatcaatcaatcagtcaatcagtcaACAATGATCAATTTTGAGGTCAGTCGAGTATCAGGAACACCAGGATTCCATGTCAACTTTGAGGTTGACCCAGTTGAACAAGGCCTTCACATCACAGATATGGCCCCAGGACAATATGTTACTTGTGTGTATGACCGACAGTGGTGGGCTGGTATCATCAGAGACGTCTCTGACACAGAGCAAGACATTCAAGTGCTTTTTTTGCATCTCCATGGCCCAGCTAGAGGCTACTTTTGGCCCAAAAGGGAAGATGTCTGTTGGGTGCCTCTCCAGCACATCATAATGAAAATTGATGTGCCAGTTACTTCCACTGGACGATGctatgtcataaaagaaaatgaaactgtggattcagacactttcatgaacaactttcagtaactgttatgttacacatttatttgtgttggtggtatacattattaaagtgactcatgtctggaagtatgttttttgtatttttgtattttttgtataagtggaacattaataaattctgcTGAAATGCCCATACCAAGTTGAATAGCAAAACTGAACAATAGGATCAGTGATGAAactctgagttttaaaaaaatcattacagaaaaattaggcaaaaccccatcccaatttttttatattttatcaataacaatatgctctttcaaaaaaacaagttttatgttcacacctagtgtcattcatgggaaatattgctctgaacattggtgtaaatagtttttttccatttttggaccttaatatctcaacatccatcagactctattgtctgatgtcaaaggatgtgaaagacatggtacatatcagaccatttaccaagtttgatgcttatacattgaagattgaggtttctatggacatctgaaaacccttaaagtaatagtttcaaagaaaagtagagggccagcattcaggtgtaaattcagtaacaatgctgtgagttgtaattcatgcagttctggactaggactcttagcccagaaaatttcatggacctggcacaaatagttctggagatatttcagtctgaacatggtcactcagactgtgatgccaaaacggggtaaaaaaacaaacttttttacagattttttgtgaaaaaagtacgcacagtagagatttgaaattttgtatatgatctattgggcatactacccatcacatagattttttcagacaaatctgagggggtcaggtggggaacttttccaaaatttgatgattccagctggaatgacccatatatatatatatatatatatatatatatatatatatatatatatatatatatatatatatatatatatatatatatatatatatatatatatatatatatat includes:
- the LOC127172380 gene encoding trace amine-associated receptor 13c → MGVAQRERDNAEEIHSWPMRQRIMETQYCFPDINSSCIKEKRSNHEYNIMYVFFSLLSAWTVFLNLLVIISISHFKKLHTPTNLLILSLAVADLLVGLIVIPVEAIKLIETCWYFGNAFCGLFIIILGLVLSASLSNLIFIAADRYVAVNHPLMYPQKVTMTKSLVSIFLSWCCSSFYNTTMVISNGYFDSSQRIYACYGECSFMINFAWRVTDFFFTFLFPCILNLTLYLRIFCVAQQQVKVINSQMKGGKCVLDGSVKRKSENKAAVTLGIIVVIHLLCYLPIYIFSLTGDAVIPSTTANFLTWTMYVNSGLNPVIYALFYSWFRKSLKHILSLRIFQVASSLVDIFTDHH